The Triticum urartu cultivar G1812 chromosome 6, Tu2.1, whole genome shotgun sequence genome includes the window TCGACTACCCTCTGGTGCTTTTCTGCCTATTTTGCAAAGCTGTTGCAAAGACCTCGCTGGTTGGAAAGCCAGCCTAGTGAACAATGCTTAATGCTCATCCTATGGAAGATTTGGGACTCGAGGAATGGAAAAGCATTTCATCACCTTGATATCCACTCGGCTACGTCGCTTCGGCTTATGATTTCAGATTTGGACCTTTGGTCTCATAGACTTTGTAAACATGCTGATAACAAATCCGCTTTCTTGTGGTGTGCCTTCCTCTCCTCTTGCTCTTGCATTCCTATGTAACTTCTGGTAAACCTTGTAACCGGCCTTGGCCGTGTAACACTTTGAGTAATATATTCAGGTGGGGGGCCTCATCGTGAGCATTTTGTTTATTTTACGTTAAGTATAACATGTTCACAATGGCATAAAACTAAACACAGTCCCCCTCCCTGCCTCACATAGTTTAATCAGTTCATGAATGGCACAAAACGAATCTGAATTTCAGGATTCAACAAACCGAATCAACCAAAATTGTGTGTGTCGGTTACGCATGAACTAAAATAGGCAGGTAACTGAGCAGTCAAAACTCACAGGTAGGATGCAAAGATTAAGATCCTATCAGACTCAGACTCCCGGGTTGGAGCTGCAGAGCGTACCCTGCGACACTGCCCGGGCCACCTCTGCCCCAAGCCGTGACGTTAGCCTCGCCGCCGAGATTGCGCTGTGCAGCGGCTGCAGAGATCGTGCCAGCGCCACCTGCCGCCCCAGGGAAGAAGCCCTGTACCACGCAAACCCCACGGTTCAAGGCTAACTTGGAAAGCATTTGAGAGAGGAAGCGTGCAAGGGGGTCGATCACTTACCTGGGGGTTGGAGCGAGAGCGCGGGGGAGAGAGGCCGCGGGGCTCCGGGCGGAAGCTGAGCGGAGGAAGGCGGCTGCGACGGGACGGGAGAAGGAGCGGAGGCGCGACGCCATTGCCGGGAGGAGGAACGGAAGGAGAGAGGGGAGGTGGAAGGGCGAAGGTTTTAGGGTTTTGGACCTTGCGATTTGAGACCGAGTCGCTGTACATGGGCTTTAATGGGCTATTTCCAACCAATCGGATTAGGCTAGGCCTTTAGGCCCCCATTCGGcatattcttcttcttctcccctTTGCTTCTTCCAGAAGCTCCCTGAAAGTCCAGGCCCGATCCCCCATGGCCTCCGGCGAAGGCACCGGAGATTCGAAGGCTGCGGGGGCAGGGATGGAGGTGCCGGAGGTGGAGTTGTGCCTCGATCTCACGAGCTGCCAGCTGCATGATCTGAGTGAGGTGGAGATCCCGCCCACCCTGGAGGAGCTGGACCTTACGGCGAACCGTCTCACCGCAGTCGACCCCCGGATCAGCCACCTCCCTCGCCTCCGCAAACTCTCGTTCCGCCAGAATCTCCTCGACGACGACGCCGTCGCGCCCCTCTTCACCTGGGATGCCATCGCTGGCTTACAGGTGATTATTTTTATGTGTTGAGAACCGCTTGAAAATATGTGATCGAGAGACTTTCTTCGGCTGGTCCCATCTTACTTACCTCTTTTGTTATATGCATGTGTCCTATTGTTGCACTTTCTTTCCTAGTACAGCAACATTTTTTTCTTCCACCATCACAAGATTTTGTCCGCCTGCCAAGCAATGATCTGCAATTATCCGCAAAAAAAAAAGCAATGATCTGCAATGAGCAAATTTTTAGGCGGTACCTTGCTAACATGTGTATGCAGGAAAATTGAGTGTGAAGTAAGATGTTAACTGATTATTATTTTTATCTAAATAAACAACATTCGTGAGCAAAACTGAGAGTGTTTCTGCAGAAATGGTTATGCACATCACTTATTTATCACTTTACAAGCTTATATGACATGAAGCCCCATGTAAACAAATTTGATGCATGCCATTTCATGATATTTACATGAAGGCAACCTTACATTCTTTgttaaatactccctccgtaaactgatataagagtgtttagatcactattttagtgatctaaatgctcttatattagtttacagagggagtactttgCACACGGGCTTGGAAGTGCAATTTAAGTTTTACTCTTAAACTTTGCTGTGTTATTCCTGAAATTTTCTCATGGTAAGTAATTTTTTTTGCGGGGGATTCTCATGGTAAGTTATCCATGCCTTCTGACAAAGTAATTTACTATGCAATGTTTTTCCTTA containing:
- the LOC125513242 gene encoding protein NONRESPONDING TO OXYLIPINS 2, mitochondrial-like isoform X1 — protein: MASRLRSFSRPVAAAFLRSASARSPAASLPRALAPTPRASSLGRQVALARSLQPLHSAISAARLTSRLGAEVARAVSQGTLCSSNPGV
- the LOC125513242 gene encoding uncharacterized protein LOC125513242 isoform X2, with translation MASRLRSFSRPVAAAFLRSASARSPAASLPRALAPTPRASSLGRQVALARSLQPLHSAISAARLTSRLGAEVARAVSQETGLSVPR